In Croceicoccus sp. Ery15, a genomic segment contains:
- a CDS encoding OmpH family outer membrane protein — MKLNAPKAVLAALALGAAPVSMIALSAPAAAQIVPGIGIANPDAIVAASSAFQNAETQRQTTYKAQIDQAEARRAQIAAQLEPLYTKLEADSQAASPNRQALQQQAAQIQQIEQSGQAEINRMLQPVALSRAYVVEQISDQLNAAMDAAKAKRKITLVISPSAVISAEQAYNLNQDVVNELNRLIPNAQLVPPAGWMPRAQREAAAAQQQAQQPAAAAPASR, encoded by the coding sequence ATGAAACTCAATGCCCCCAAAGCGGTTCTGGCCGCTCTCGCCCTTGGCGCCGCTCCGGTGTCGATGATCGCCCTGTCGGCCCCTGCCGCGGCGCAGATCGTTCCCGGCATCGGCATCGCCAACCCTGATGCGATCGTCGCCGCATCCAGCGCGTTCCAGAACGCCGAAACGCAGCGCCAGACGACCTATAAGGCGCAGATCGATCAGGCAGAGGCACGCCGCGCGCAGATCGCCGCACAGCTTGAACCGCTGTACACCAAGCTGGAAGCGGATTCGCAGGCCGCCAGCCCCAACCGTCAGGCGCTGCAGCAGCAGGCCGCGCAGATTCAGCAGATCGAACAGTCGGGCCAGGCCGAAATCAACCGCATGCTGCAGCCCGTGGCCCTGTCGCGCGCCTATGTCGTCGAACAGATTTCCGACCAGCTGAACGCGGCGATGGATGCGGCCAAGGCCAAGCGCAAGATCACGCTCGTCATCTCGCCCAGCGCGGTGATTTCGGCGGAACAGGCCTATAACCTCAATCAGGACGTGGTGAACGAGCTGAACCGCCTGATCCCGAATGCGCAGCTGGTGCCGCCCGCCGGCTGGATGCCGCGCGCGCAGCGCGAAGCCGCTGCCGCCCAGCAGCAGGCGCAGCAGCCCGCCGCTGCCGCACCGGCCAGCCGCTAA
- the fabZ gene encoding 3-hydroxyacyl-ACP dehydratase FabZ, translating into MSETSSPPAGTDNVAGMAIPRILELLPHRYPMLLVDRVVSLDPETGIHAVKAVSFNEDFFQGHFPGRPIMPGVLQIEALAQAAGLLAVEALGLAGTGKLVYFLAIENAKFRKMVEPGHLLDLKVEFVQRRARICKFKGEASIDGEVTCDVEFTAMIEK; encoded by the coding sequence ATGAGCGAGACGTCCTCCCCGCCCGCCGGAACGGACAATGTCGCCGGAATGGCGATCCCGCGCATCCTCGAACTGCTGCCGCATCGCTATCCGATGCTGCTGGTGGACCGTGTGGTGTCGCTCGATCCGGAAACCGGCATTCACGCGGTCAAGGCAGTCTCGTTCAACGAGGATTTCTTTCAGGGCCATTTTCCGGGCCGTCCGATCATGCCGGGCGTCCTGCAGATAGAGGCTTTGGCGCAGGCCGCGGGGCTGCTCGCGGTCGAGGCGCTGGGCCTCGCCGGAACGGGCAAGCTGGTCTATTTCCTGGCGATCGAAAATGCCAAGTTCCGCAAGATGGTGGAACCGGGCCATCTCCTCGATCTCAAGGTCGAATTCGTGCAGCGCCGCGCGCGGATCTGCAAGTTCAAGGGCGAAGCCTCTATCGATGGCGAGGTGACCTGCGACGTCGAGTTCACCGCGATGATCGAGAAATAG
- the gspK gene encoding type II secretion system minor pseudopilin GspK, with product MSRRMTAKGWFAERGRGAALLSVLVLVALMTIIATLMLDRLNLATRLASNSQSMAQAQLYAASAEQIAAARLTRLVGADSDKTVDRIGLLGREQAMPLARGSVAVTVTDAQNCFNVNSIGAGETGEGKRFNRRAQGQFLRLMEGLAIPANDAAVIADAVGDWVDADASPQPNGAEDDYYLSLPVPYRTPGRAMADISELRAVRGMTEPVYRRLLPWVCALPSGDDAMLNINTLRPDQARLIAAMTAGTLSIDRARAFIASRPPAGWSSVAGAVGQMARGDDSVFGPSALSQLAVRSELFAARIVVRVDSVVLEETALIDVEDGAGRVAARSWGADR from the coding sequence ATGAGCCGCCGGATGACCGCGAAGGGCTGGTTTGCCGAGCGGGGCAGGGGCGCCGCCTTGTTGTCGGTACTGGTGCTGGTGGCGCTGATGACGATCATCGCGACATTGATGCTCGACCGGCTGAATCTGGCGACGCGGCTGGCGTCGAACAGCCAGTCGATGGCGCAGGCGCAGCTTTATGCCGCCAGCGCCGAACAGATCGCCGCCGCCCGCCTGACCCGGCTTGTCGGTGCGGATAGCGACAAGACAGTGGACCGCATCGGCCTGCTGGGCCGCGAACAGGCGATGCCGCTGGCGCGCGGCAGCGTGGCGGTGACCGTTACCGATGCGCAGAACTGCTTCAATGTGAATTCCATCGGCGCGGGCGAGACGGGCGAGGGCAAGCGATTCAACCGCCGCGCGCAGGGGCAATTCCTGCGGCTGATGGAGGGGCTGGCGATCCCCGCCAACGATGCGGCGGTCATTGCCGACGCCGTGGGCGACTGGGTGGACGCCGATGCATCGCCCCAGCCCAACGGGGCGGAGGACGATTATTACCTCTCGCTGCCCGTTCCCTATCGCACGCCGGGCAGGGCCATGGCCGATATTTCCGAATTGCGGGCCGTGCGCGGCATGACAGAGCCGGTCTATCGCCGCTTGCTGCCATGGGTCTGCGCCCTGCCGTCGGGCGACGATGCGATGCTCAATATCAATACCTTGCGTCCCGATCAGGCGCGGCTGATCGCGGCGATGACGGCAGGCACGCTCAGCATCGACCGCGCGCGCGCCTTTATCGCATCGCGCCCGCCTGCGGGGTGGAGTTCGGTGGCGGGCGCAGTCGGGCAGATGGCGCGCGGGGACGATTCGGTATTCGGACCGTCCGCCCTGTCGCAGCTGGCCGTGCGCAGCGAGCTGTTCGCCGCCCGCATCGTGGTGCGGGTGGACTCGGTGGTGCTCGAGGAAACCGCGCTGATCGATGTGGAGGACGGGGCAGGCCGCGTGGCGGCGCGATCATGGGGTGCGGACCGGTAA
- the rseP gene encoding RIP metalloprotease RseP, whose amino-acid sequence MFENPSIFTAIIGFLLVLAPLVVVHELGHYLVGRWFGVKAEAFSVGFGKEIAGFTDSRGTRWKLSALPLGGYVQFAGDMNPASQPSDEWLELPEEERNRTFQSKSLGARAAIVAAGPVTNLLVAILIIAGFTMAFGKLVADPVVGGFVEDSPALAAGMELGDRVLRVDGAPVETFDDVRDRVLPYPGDPLTLTVLRDGEEREISFNIDTHIERDRFGNEFRLGRIGVLAEEGHAVPVGPLGALWEGTRTTGQLLHLTTVGLWQIVTGRRPVSELGGPIKIAKYSGEQLISGWYAFISFIAMISINLAFINLLPIPALDGGHLAFYAAEAVRRKPISAKGQEWAFRTGMALVLTLMVFVTILDISSLNIFS is encoded by the coding sequence ATGTTCGAAAATCCGTCCATTTTCACCGCCATTATCGGCTTTCTTCTCGTCCTTGCCCCGCTGGTCGTGGTGCATGAGCTGGGCCATTATCTCGTCGGCCGCTGGTTCGGCGTAAAGGCAGAGGCGTTTTCGGTCGGTTTCGGCAAGGAAATCGCCGGCTTTACCGACAGTCGCGGCACACGCTGGAAGCTCTCGGCCTTGCCGCTGGGCGGCTATGTCCAGTTCGCAGGCGACATGAACCCCGCCAGCCAACCCTCTGACGAATGGCTCGAATTGCCCGAGGAAGAGCGGAACCGGACCTTCCAGTCGAAATCGCTGGGTGCGCGCGCGGCGATCGTGGCCGCAGGGCCGGTAACGAACCTGCTGGTTGCGATCCTGATCATCGCGGGGTTCACCATGGCCTTTGGCAAGCTGGTCGCGGACCCCGTCGTCGGCGGTTTTGTCGAGGATTCGCCTGCGCTGGCCGCAGGCATGGAACTGGGCGACCGTGTGCTGCGGGTGGACGGCGCGCCCGTCGAAACATTCGACGATGTGCGCGACCGCGTGCTGCCCTATCCGGGCGACCCGCTGACCCTGACCGTGCTGCGCGACGGGGAAGAGCGCGAGATCAGCTTTAACATCGACACCCATATCGAACGCGACCGTTTCGGAAACGAATTCCGCCTTGGCCGTATCGGCGTTCTGGCCGAGGAAGGCCATGCCGTGCCCGTGGGGCCGCTGGGCGCCTTATGGGAAGGGACGCGGACCACGGGGCAATTACTGCACCTGACCACGGTGGGTCTGTGGCAGATCGTCACCGGCCGCCGCCCCGTCAGCGAGCTGGGCGGGCCGATCAAGATCGCGAAATATTCGGGCGAACAGCTGATCTCGGGTTGGTATGCGTTCATCTCTTTCATCGCGATGATCTCAATTAACTTGGCATTCATTAACCTCCTGCCAATTCCGGCGCTCGACGGCGGGCATCTCGCCTTTTACGCGGCGGAGGCTGTCCGTCGGAAACCGATATCCGCAAAGGGCCAGGAATGGGCTTTCCGCACCGGAATGGCGCTCGTGCTGACCTTGATGGTCTTTGTCACGATCCTCGACATCAGCTCGCTCAATATTTTCAGCTGA
- a CDS encoding Glu/Leu/Phe/Val dehydrogenase yields the protein MWSNPAFDEHEKLTLVHDRASGLAAIIAIHSTHLGPSAGGTRFWHYANPDDALTDALRLSQGMSYKNAMADLPMGGGKAVILAPKDGTKTPDMLAAFGDAVEALGGRYVTAEDVGISEADMVAVSQRTSYVTGLPADDSGAGGDPGPYTSYGIYLGLKAAVQHRLGRSLDGVHVALQGVGSVGGGLARLLAKDGARLTLADVNAARAEALAAELGGKAVSADSIMTVPCDVFSPNALGGILDSASIAALDCAIIAGGANNQLATADHGSELAARDILYTPDYVLNGGGIIAVTYEYLARRDGVAVSTDTIDAKIAGIPGRLQAIWDEAASTGQPVNLVADAMARRAIGR from the coding sequence ATGTGGAGCAATCCCGCATTCGACGAGCATGAAAAGCTCACCCTCGTCCATGATCGAGCGAGCGGGCTGGCCGCGATTATCGCCATTCACTCCACCCATCTCGGCCCGTCGGCGGGCGGCACGCGGTTCTGGCATTATGCCAATCCCGACGATGCATTGACCGATGCGCTGCGCCTGTCGCAAGGGATGAGCTACAAGAACGCCATGGCCGATCTGCCGATGGGCGGCGGCAAGGCCGTGATCCTTGCACCCAAGGACGGGACCAAGACCCCCGACATGCTCGCCGCGTTCGGCGATGCGGTCGAGGCGCTGGGCGGGCGTTACGTAACGGCGGAAGACGTCGGCATTTCTGAGGCCGATATGGTCGCGGTGTCGCAACGCACATCCTATGTCACCGGGCTTCCCGCCGACGATAGCGGCGCGGGCGGCGATCCGGGGCCCTATACCTCCTATGGCATCTATCTGGGCCTGAAGGCTGCGGTGCAGCACAGGCTTGGCCGTTCGCTGGACGGCGTGCATGTCGCGCTGCAAGGCGTGGGCAGCGTCGGCGGCGGCCTGGCCCGCCTGCTGGCAAAGGACGGCGCAAGGCTGACGCTGGCCGATGTGAACGCCGCACGGGCAGAGGCGCTGGCCGCCGAACTGGGCGGCAAGGCGGTATCTGCGGACAGCATCATGACCGTGCCCTGCGATGTGTTCAGCCCCAATGCGCTGGGCGGTATCCTTGACAGCGCCAGCATTGCCGCTCTCGATTGCGCGATCATTGCGGGCGGGGCCAATAACCAGCTCGCCACGGCAGATCACGGCAGCGAGCTGGCCGCGCGCGATATTCTCTATACGCCCGATTACGTGCTGAACGGCGGCGGGATCATCGCGGTGACCTATGAATATCTGGCGCGCCGCGACGGGGTGGCGGTCAGCACCGACACGATCGATGCCAAGATCGCCGGTATTCCGGGCCGTCTGCAGGCGATCTGGGACGAAGCGGCCAGCACTGGCCAGCCGGTCAATCTGGTCGCCGATGCCATGGCACGCCGCGCCATCGGGCGCTGA
- the rpmE gene encoding 50S ribosomal protein L31 produces MKADTHPDYHMIKVQMTDGTVFETRSTWGAEGDTLALEIDPTSHPAWTGGTKQLQEGGRVARFNKKFGGLTLKK; encoded by the coding sequence ATGAAGGCCGATACCCATCCCGATTACCACATGATCAAGGTGCAGATGACCGACGGCACCGTGTTCGAGACCCGTTCGACCTGGGGTGCAGAGGGCGATACCCTTGCTCTCGAAATCGATCCGACCTCGCACCCGGCATGGACCGGCGGCACCAAGCAGCTTCAGGAAGGTGGCCGCGTGGCGCGCTTCAACAAGAAGTTCGGCGGTCTTACTCTCAAGAAGTAA
- a CDS encoding 2OG-Fe(II) oxygenase produces MASEAIEQAAIVSARLRETPHIQRLPSPKLELFTLRDFLPDDERARLIELIDRNRQPSTITDSNGDHYFRTSETCHFDESDPVVTRLEERLLELSGIDAVYGEPLQGQRYEVGQEFKAHTDYFEPNGRDYDANCSRGGNRTWTFMIYLNTPEAGGATRFKVANKMFQPEAGRLVCWNNRRADGSPNAATLHHAMKVRKGLKYVITKWYRELPYRQ; encoded by the coding sequence ATGGCCAGCGAAGCAATCGAACAGGCAGCTATCGTCAGTGCGCGTCTGCGTGAAACGCCGCATATCCAGCGGCTCCCCTCGCCCAAGCTGGAATTGTTCACCCTACGCGATTTCCTGCCCGACGACGAACGCGCGCGGCTGATCGAGCTGATCGACCGGAACCGCCAGCCTTCGACCATTACCGACAGCAATGGCGACCATTATTTCCGCACCAGCGAAACCTGTCATTTCGACGAAAGCGATCCGGTCGTGACAAGGCTGGAGGAACGCCTGCTGGAATTATCGGGCATCGATGCCGTCTATGGCGAGCCGCTGCAGGGCCAGCGGTACGAGGTGGGGCAGGAATTCAAGGCGCATACCGATTATTTCGAGCCCAACGGGCGCGATTACGACGCGAATTGTTCGCGCGGCGGCAATCGCACATGGACCTTCATGATCTATCTCAACACGCCCGAGGCAGGGGGCGCGACGCGGTTCAAGGTGGCCAACAAGATGTTCCAGCCCGAAGCGGGCCGGCTGGTCTGCTGGAACAACCGCCGTGCCGACGGATCGCCCAATGCGGCCACGCTTCACCACGCGATGAAGGTACGCAAGGGGCTGAAATATGTGATCACCAAATGGTACCGCGAACTGCCCTATCGCCAGTAA
- the gspJ gene encoding type II secretion system minor pseudopilin GspJ, with product MISRPVRNGFTLVEMLVALIIFSIIAAGALGLLRFSVDAEMASREKTGDIAAQRRLIAVWSADMQQAAPRPARDSGGAPEPALLAGENGDLLAITRGGWDNPSGRNRASLQRVIWRMDGNRLVRIGMPFVDGAARPEPGVMAELRASPVLRFRLRGGNWVGTWRPQDPAELPVAVELTLPQSDGTNLRVVTLVGSGPAPEDAR from the coding sequence ATGATTTCGCGTCCCGTCCGGAACGGTTTCACACTGGTCGAGATGCTGGTTGCGCTGATCATCTTTTCGATCATCGCGGCAGGCGCGCTGGGACTGTTGCGCTTTTCGGTCGATGCCGAAATGGCCAGCCGCGAAAAGACCGGCGACATCGCGGCGCAGCGCCGCCTGATCGCGGTATGGAGCGCCGATATGCAGCAGGCCGCGCCCCGACCCGCGCGCGACAGCGGCGGCGCGCCCGAACCGGCGCTGCTGGCGGGCGAGAATGGCGATCTGCTGGCGATCACGCGCGGCGGCTGGGACAATCCTTCGGGCCGGAACCGCGCTTCGTTGCAGCGCGTGATCTGGCGGATGGACGGGAACCGGCTGGTGCGGATCGGCATGCCTTTCGTCGACGGCGCGGCGCGGCCCGAACCCGGCGTGATGGCCGAACTGCGCGCATCGCCGGTCCTGCGGTTCCGGCTGCGGGGCGGCAACTGGGTGGGCACATGGCGTCCGCAGGACCCCGCCGAATTGCCCGTGGCGGTCGAACTGACATTGCCGCAAAGCGATGGCACCAATCTGCGCGTCGTCACGCTTGTCGGATCGGGCCCCGCGCCGGAGGATGCGCGATGA
- the bamA gene encoding outer membrane protein assembly factor BamA, with protein MNKTASGLAGAGMLGALLATSALSVPALAQEAPSIAPGSQALRTVPEGNVIRTISVSGAQRLEPQTIMSYIQLRPGQTYTQASADQALKDLYATELFGDVKISETDGQVLIQVEENPIINRIILEGNKRLKNDKILPEIKLAPRQIYTRSKVRADVNRIIELYKRQGRFAASVEPKAVQLDQNRVDIVFEISEGPKSKVRQINIIGNEEFSDGELRGEMLTKQTGFLSFISGNTSYDPDKLAFDQQKLRQFYLTNGYVDFRVVSAVAELTPDKEDFIITYVVEEGERYKYGDVSVDSQLRDFNSEVLTRQLTMKTGEFYNAQQVEDTIEGLSETIGAFGYAFATVDPRYDRDPENRTMSVEFVINQAPRTYVEKIEINGNTLTQDKVIRREFRLAEGDAFNSLQVRRSTNRINSLGFFQENFEIAQEPGSADDRINLIANVEENPTGELQLSAGFSSLESFILQGSIRERNFRGRGQTVGLSLNYSRYSKAAQVSFTEPYVFDRNISFGADIYRRDYNSFNYYSNERNNTYENQTTGFSLRAGTPLSEYLTVIGRYTLNFEDVSLGDQYFSDPDGDGIETCDPLIAGRYLCDALGKRTSSILGASLVWDNLNNRIRPSRGHRIVGNVDFAGLGGNVKYLRGRVNAAKYWGLGSGFIFSVQGEGGYIHALEDNNEPFTDDVRLTDRFFLGEPQMRGFDIRGIGPRVLRKAVIDGEVSEDRDNWTDDALGGRAYYMARAEMEIPLGSGAREMGLRPSVFVDVGAVWGLTDPEVNDIYYQIDSVDDEGNPTGFSYVTNPVAPDGSDNELVFVEEYVGDSPKPRVAVGIGVNWNSPFGPLRIDFSKALVKVEGDDPKTFSFNVGTQF; from the coding sequence ATGAATAAAACCGCGTCGGGACTGGCCGGTGCAGGCATGCTGGGCGCCCTGCTGGCGACCTCGGCACTCAGCGTTCCGGCCCTCGCGCAAGAGGCGCCGTCGATCGCTCCCGGCTCGCAGGCGCTGCGGACCGTGCCCGAAGGCAATGTGATCCGCACCATTTCGGTATCGGGCGCCCAGCGGCTGGAGCCGCAGACGATCATGTCCTATATCCAGCTGCGTCCGGGCCAGACCTATACGCAGGCCAGCGCCGACCAGGCGCTGAAGGATCTGTACGCGACCGAATTGTTCGGCGACGTCAAGATTTCCGAAACCGATGGCCAGGTGCTGATCCAGGTCGAGGAAAACCCGATCATCAACCGCATCATTCTTGAAGGCAACAAGCGCCTCAAGAACGACAAGATCCTGCCCGAGATCAAGCTGGCCCCGCGCCAGATCTATACGCGGTCCAAGGTGCGCGCCGACGTCAACCGCATTATCGAGCTGTACAAGCGGCAGGGCCGTTTCGCCGCTTCGGTCGAGCCAAAGGCGGTGCAGCTTGACCAGAACCGCGTCGATATCGTGTTCGAAATCAGCGAAGGGCCCAAGTCCAAGGTCCGCCAGATCAATATCATCGGGAACGAGGAGTTTTCCGACGGCGAGCTGCGCGGCGAGATGCTGACGAAGCAGACCGGCTTCCTCTCCTTCATTTCCGGCAACACCAGCTATGACCCCGACAAGCTGGCATTCGACCAGCAGAAGCTGCGCCAGTTCTATCTGACTAATGGTTATGTCGACTTCCGCGTCGTTTCCGCCGTGGCAGAGCTTACGCCCGACAAGGAAGACTTCATCATCACCTATGTGGTGGAAGAGGGCGAGCGGTATAAATACGGCGACGTTTCGGTCGACAGCCAGCTGCGCGACTTCAATTCCGAAGTGCTGACGCGTCAGCTGACCATGAAGACCGGCGAATTCTATAACGCCCAGCAGGTCGAGGATACGATCGAGGGCCTGTCGGAAACAATCGGCGCGTTCGGCTATGCCTTTGCCACGGTCGATCCGCGTTACGACCGCGATCCCGAAAACCGCACGATGAGCGTGGAATTCGTGATCAATCAGGCACCGCGCACCTATGTCGAAAAGATCGAGATCAACGGCAATACGCTGACGCAGGACAAGGTGATCCGCCGCGAATTCCGTCTGGCCGAGGGCGATGCGTTCAACTCGCTGCAGGTGCGCCGTTCGACCAACCGCATCAACTCGCTGGGCTTCTTTCAGGAAAACTTCGAGATTGCGCAGGAACCCGGCAGTGCCGACGACCGCATCAACCTGATCGCCAATGTCGAGGAAAACCCCACCGGCGAACTGCAATTGTCGGCCGGTTTCTCCAGCCTTGAAAGCTTTATCCTGCAAGGCTCCATCCGCGAGCGGAACTTCCGCGGGCGGGGGCAGACGGTGGGCCTGTCGCTCAACTATTCGCGCTATTCCAAGGCGGCGCAGGTCAGCTTTACCGAACCCTATGTGTTCGACCGCAATATCTCGTTCGGGGCGGATATCTATCGGCGCGATTACAACAGCTTCAACTATTATTCGAACGAGCGGAACAACACGTACGAAAACCAGACCACCGGCTTCTCGCTGCGTGCGGGCACGCCGCTCAGCGAATATCTGACGGTGATCGGGCGCTATACGCTGAATTTCGAGGATGTGTCGCTGGGCGACCAGTATTTCTCCGATCCCGATGGCGACGGTATCGAAACCTGCGATCCGCTGATCGCGGGCCGCTATCTGTGCGACGCTTTGGGCAAGCGGACCAGCTCGATCCTTGGCGCGTCTCTGGTGTGGGATAACCTCAACAACCGCATCCGGCCCAGCCGCGGGCACCGCATCGTCGGCAATGTCGATTTCGCGGGCCTTGGCGGCAATGTGAAATATCTGCGCGGCCGCGTGAACGCCGCGAAATACTGGGGTCTGGGTTCGGGCTTCATCTTCTCGGTTCAGGGCGAGGGCGGCTATATCCACGCGCTGGAGGACAATAACGAGCCCTTTACCGACGATGTCCGCCTGACCGACCGTTTCTTCCTGGGCGAGCCGCAGATGCGCGGTTTCGACATTCGCGGCATCGGTCCGCGCGTGCTGCGCAAGGCGGTGATCGACGGCGAGGTGAGCGAGGACCGCGACAACTGGACCGACGACGCGCTGGGTGGCCGCGCCTATTACATGGCCCGCGCCGAGATGGAGATCCCGCTGGGATCGGGCGCGCGCGAAATGGGACTGCGCCCTTCGGTGTTCGTCGACGTGGGCGCCGTGTGGGGCCTGACCGATCCGGAAGTGAACGACATCTATTACCAGATCGATTCGGTTGACGATGAGGGTAATCCGACCGGATTTTCCTATGTCACCAATCCGGTCGCGCCCGATGGCAGCGATAACGAGCTGGTATTCGTCGAGGAATATGTCGGCGACAGCCCCAAGCCGCGTGTGGCCGTGGGTATCGGCGTCAACTGGAATTCACCGTTCGGTCCGCTGCGGATCGACTTCTCGAAGGCTCTCGTCAAAGTCGAAGGCGATGATCCCAAGACCTTCAGCTTCAATGTAGGAACGCAATTCTGA
- a CDS encoding GspH/FimT family pseudopilin, with the protein MDRHPNLRLPAAQPARANGFSLIELLVALFVLALLASAAVLALPDSGGDLRRGAERFAARTGAARDEAIVTSRPVSVVVGPAGYYFETRGDGGWQPPDAQSLQGGDWPSGTVVSQSGAEATADGMVAGGNRRIVFDSLGLASEEARIHLSREGHDATVSIARNGDIRTETGR; encoded by the coding sequence ATGGACAGGCATCCGAATCTTCGCCTCCCCGCTGCGCAACCGGCGCGGGCCAACGGATTCAGCCTGATCGAATTGCTGGTCGCCCTGTTCGTGCTGGCCCTGCTTGCTTCGGCAGCGGTGCTGGCCCTGCCCGACAGTGGCGGCGATTTGCGCCGCGGTGCCGAACGTTTCGCCGCCCGCACCGGCGCTGCCCGGGACGAGGCGATCGTGACCTCGCGGCCCGTGTCGGTCGTGGTTGGGCCCGCAGGCTATTACTTCGAAACACGCGGCGACGGCGGCTGGCAGCCGCCCGATGCGCAAAGCCTGCAAGGGGGCGACTGGCCATCGGGCACGGTGGTCAGCCAGTCGGGCGCGGAAGCAACCGCCGACGGCATGGTCGCGGGCGGCAATCGCCGCATCGTGTTCGACAGCCTCGGCCTTGCGAGCGAGGAAGCGCGCATCCACCTCAGCCGCGAGGGGCATGACGCCACCGTCTCGATCGCGCGCAATGGTGATATTCGCACGGAAACGGGGCGATGA
- the gspI gene encoding type II secretion system minor pseudopilin GspI — MRRNGFTLIEMLVALAIFALAALALLRMEGASIARTADLDRRLAMEVTARNLAAEWMSDPVPPALGDESGMVENAGRRFAWTRRVDAPEAFPGTIRIVMSVREAGQPSGGISFELVRAAPQ; from the coding sequence ATGAGGCGCAACGGCTTTACCCTGATCGAAATGCTGGTGGCACTGGCGATTTTTGCGCTGGCTGCGCTGGCGCTGCTGCGGATGGAAGGCGCATCGATTGCGCGCACGGCGGATCTGGACCGGCGGCTGGCGATGGAAGTGACGGCGCGCAATCTGGCCGCCGAATGGATGAGCGATCCGGTCCCGCCCGCGCTGGGCGACGAAAGCGGCATGGTGGAGAATGCGGGGCGCCGCTTTGCGTGGACCCGCCGCGTTGACGCGCCCGAAGCGTTTCCCGGCACGATCCGCATCGTCATGTCGGTGCGCGAAGCGGGCCAGCCGTCGGGCGGCATCAGTTTCGAACTGGTCAGGGCCGCGCCGCAATGA
- the dxr gene encoding 1-deoxy-D-xylulose-5-phosphate reductoisomerase, whose product MRTISILGATGSIGASTLDLVRRNPADWRVVALSAKCNVRELAALAREFNAAVAVVADEACLPDLREALAGSGIEAAGGADALVEAASRPVDMFVAAIVGCAGLAPTMAAIEQGGTIALANKEALVSAGEVMTAAVQRHGATLLPVDSEHNAIFQCLQGGRISDVRWITLTASGGPFRDASMEQLHAATPAQAVKHPNWSMGAKISVDSATMMNKGLEFIEAFHLFPVGLDRLRIIVHPQSIVHSMVEYRDGSTLAQLGPSDMRVPIASALAWPARMDTPCDPLDLAAIGTLEFRAPDEVRFPATRLAREAAAHGGAAPAVLNAANEIAVAAFLDGQIAFTRIAAMAEDMLQQGTLPPPPASLDDVLLVDGETRIRARALLQAA is encoded by the coding sequence ATGCGGACGATTTCCATATTGGGGGCCACCGGCTCCATCGGCGCGTCGACGCTGGACCTTGTGCGCCGCAATCCGGCGGACTGGCGCGTGGTCGCGCTGTCGGCCAAATGCAATGTGCGCGAACTGGCGGCGCTGGCGCGCGAATTCAACGCGGCGGTCGCGGTCGTCGCCGACGAAGCCTGCCTGCCCGACCTGCGCGAGGCGCTGGCCGGAAGCGGGATCGAGGCTGCGGGCGGCGCGGACGCTTTGGTCGAGGCAGCGTCGCGTCCGGTCGACATGTTCGTTGCCGCCATCGTCGGCTGTGCGGGGCTGGCCCCCACCATGGCCGCGATCGAACAGGGCGGCACCATCGCGCTGGCCAACAAGGAAGCGCTGGTGTCCGCGGGCGAGGTAATGACCGCCGCCGTGCAGCGCCACGGCGCGACCCTGCTGCCGGTCGATTCCGAACATAATGCGATCTTCCAGTGCCTGCAGGGCGGGCGGATCAGCGATGTCCGCTGGATCACGCTGACTGCCAGCGGCGGGCCGTTCCGCGATGCCAGCATGGAACAATTGCACGCAGCTACCCCCGCGCAGGCGGTAAAGCATCCGAACTGGTCGATGGGCGCCAAGATCAGCGTCGATTCGGCCACGATGATGAACAAGGGTCTGGAATTTATCGAGGCGTTCCACCTGTTCCCCGTGGGGCTGGACCGGCTGCGGATCATCGTTCACCCGCAAAGCATCGTCCATTCCATGGTCGAATATCGCGACGGGTCGACACTGGCGCAGCTTGGGCCGTCGGACATGCGCGTGCCCATCGCCAGCGCGCTGGCTTGGCCCGCGCGGATGGATACGCCGTGCGACCCGCTGGATCTGGCTGCCATCGGCACGCTGGAATTCCGCGCTCCGGACGAGGTTCGCTTCCCCGCGACGCGCCTTGCGCGCGAGGCGGCCGCCCATGGCGGGGCCGCGCCCGCCGTTCTGAATGCCGCGAACGAGATTGCGGTGGCCGCCTTTCTGGACGGGCAGATCGCTTTCACCCGCATCGCCGCCATGGCCGAGGATATGCTCCAGCAAGGGACGCTTCCGCCGCCGCCCGCATCGCTCGACGATGTTCTGCTAGTCGATGGCGAGACGCGCATCAGGGCGCGGGCATTGCTGCAAGCGGCCTGA